DNA from Eucalyptus grandis isolate ANBG69807.140 chromosome 5, ASM1654582v1, whole genome shotgun sequence:
TGTGCAAAGTTATTGATTTAGTAGTTGAAGAGTTATGGAATTTATGAGCTTTTAGATTTATGCTTCTTAAGAGCACTTGTAAGGATTGGACAAGAGTATGTAGCAAAAGTGGGGACAAATTTCTATACATAAGGTTTTGATGTATATTAGCCGAGATTAAATTGTTTGttaaattgagaataaattagttATTTAGTGGAGGattgaagtgaaattaaatGATATGCATGTTCGAGGtttaaattttatggaaaaatttcaaGCCATGACAACCTCCCTCACTTAAGCCCCTTAGCCCTAGTTCAATGTAATTATATAGgcttaattaactaatatttttatttacgGGTCATGATcaatctttgattttttatataatgGATACCTAatgggttgtcaaaatttaggtgttgacatctttttgctttcttgatGACCCTAATGCCATTTCATTTGGGCTTAAAAATGGTGATCCTGATTCCCATTAATTTTTATCTTCTCAACCTTGTGAGAAGCctttgaccaaaaacaaaaaagaaccttGTGAGAAGCCCAAGACGGAAGGACCTTGGACCTAGAGAGGTAGTACATGCTCACACTAGAAACAAAACAATTTTAGAcacttaggccctgtttggtaaccatcccaaTAGTaattgattctgattttttgttcccgggagtagTTTGGAAACAGAAaaacgtttggtaaaaattttattctcaggaacagatttggagtagaatcaagaataaaaaaaagttgattcttgtttagagaataaatctaagaatcaaaaacaactcttcttcttcccttttctcctcttcttcttcttcttctcttttcttgttcttcattGACCGCCATCACGTGGTTGCTGTCCGACGCCGTTTGTTGTCGTGCACTGCTTTCTGCCGTCGCCGGTTGTCGGCAATCGGTCTGGCGAGCTTGCTGAAGGCTTGCCAGGCCAGGCCGAGGTCCAACGAGCTCGCCtgaggcaagcctagccattggcgaggctcaactggccatcggtgaggctcgcccggccattggtgaggctcgTCCCGCCCCGCCGGAGGCTAGGTAGGCCTTGCCCAGCCCTGGTGAGGCCGGCCTAGCCATCGGTGAGGCTTGGCCGATGAGGGCTAGCCTCGCCGAGAGCCGGTGACGCTCTGGTGAGGTCATCAGCTCTTGTCTGGCCGGTTGCCAATCCGTTGACcagccacaagaagaagaagaagaataggagaaaaaagaaaaaaaagaaaagaaaaaaaaggaaaaaagtaaaaaattatttaaaaattaaaagaaattgatttggaacataatcaatgaacACACAggaccaaacacaattctattttagaattagaaattttggatagttaccaaaggatttaaaatgcttagaaattgttcctaggaatagaataaaaaagaataatttctaatcataatctgttcttgggaacagaatcgttaccagaCACACCCTTAATATATTGCTGCTCACCATAAATATGTGGATCTTATGATAGGGTACCCGAACATGAGATCCGCCAAAACACACAACTTTGTTGAGGACCCTGCCCTAGAATTTTAACTGAATGGTAGGTTGAATTTGTTGTGACCATGGTAATCATCTCATACATTGTTCTTATTAGaagatatttcatttccgaCTCAGTTAATGAGGTCTCCAACATGGCTTAACTATGAACTATTTACTACATGGTTTCGAATAAAAATAATGTACAAGATCACAAAAGGAAAGTCATATGCATGCATAATAAGGTGCTGAATAGCTCACAAAAGAACATGACATAGGgcgagaaagaagcaaaaaaatgcTCCTCCTTAGATAGTAGTTAAGGATCATTaacagtttaggatttttttggacaattgtcCTCAcaatatggagagagagagagagagagagagagagagagagagagagagagagagagagagagagagagagagagagagagagagagagagagagagagtaattgcAGATGACTGGGAAATATTCCAAGCATGCATGTCACATGAGCATCCAAAAAAATCTATTATGGGTTTATGCATGAGGAAATGAACTTGACAGTTAATTGTCCTCACAATTTTACTAGCTTTACTAGTGTTAACTGTTAAGTAGTGCTTCTATTGCTTCTATTGCACTTGTTAACAAGACCCGCACAGGAAAAGAGCATGatgattttaattattaatgtgatgggcctaagctggcccgtccgcccatgttgggcctaaaagcctggcccacaATATTAGGGCCCATAGATAGAGGGATATCATGGAtagagggatatgatgaagagacatgtttttttttttaggggacgtatataaggggaaaagagagggaggagcgCACCTTTTGGTTTTTATGTATGttcctcttccctctctctctcttgaaacACTTCAAAAggaacaataaagaaaaagagacgacactctcttcccttcaaggccaattgacgtcatcggatcgaacgggatcagtttttcttcctcatatcagcgtcggtgtttaatatgtggctaacaaggtacgttcgattctgtgatgtgccttaggatcggtgatgtaTGTGTTTTtcctgggctcgtcttccgcacaagtttaggggttcgatttagtgtcgaatccgattttaggaatccgacaatcccaacaGAGCTAAATGGACGGATGACCAAAATcaatatggagagagagagagagagagagtaattgcAAATGACTGGGAAATATTCCaagcatgtgtcacgggcctaGAAATGgacgacccgagaggttccccaAGGTCGACCCCAACTCGCCCGTGGACTTCTTGCTGTCACTCGGATTCCCACCAAGCCTTCTCCCCGAATTGCAAGGGCGGGCGAATATGTCATTAAGCTAAGATTACGGGAGTCTGTTCCCTTtcatttatgtcggtagttggtagACGACATTATGTcagtagttgaggcggtgcgatctcgtccaCCGATAAGATTCTAGATCAATGGTCgtaatccgaggccctcaactataaaaggggtgtcctccttcatttgaAAATATCCACTACTTCCGCAATACAAAGCAAGTCTTATTTCCagagctcttctctctagatactttctctctctacgatccgggtaaggcgagcgagtgagcgttcgacggtgcaaggcttggcttaggcgcTTTGGCAATCCATTCCGATCCAAGagtgcccgagtcgccgcgcggtcatgatcccaatcgatcggcccgtgacaagtggtatcagagctaaagAGAGATCCGTATCCAAGGGATTGAAGAGCACCAACTGTTCAAGAGAATATCGAGCCAAGATGCGAATATAGTTGGAGAAGCTGTGCCTGTCAAGGACACGCGCAGCAAATCAAAGAAGAGAGATACCTCGGTGGATGCTGCGGCTACGTTCGATGAGAAGATCGGGAAGGTTCGGAGTGCCGTGTTCGaactcatggaaggtcttgacgatgTGCGAGACCGGATCATGGAGGTCGAGGGCTCACTCCGTGAAGACTTCACGACCAGCATCAACCAAGCCACGGCTCCACTATTCGACAAGGACGAAGTTCTCGAAGCATCGATTGATGGTTTGAACGAGCGCGTCCAAATAATCGAAGAGGTAAGCCCGTGTAGGGATGAGGTCGAAGCCATGAAGGcggagatccaagagctcaagaccgagctCGCCCTATGCAAACTTAGCATCACGAATGGTGCGGTGCCTGCtcaaatggtgaccaagattgAGGTCCCGAAGCCAAAGGAGTTCAAAGGCAACCGGTCCGCCCAAGAGGTGGACAACTTCGTGTGGAGCATGGAGCAGTACTTCGGCGCCGTCAACATAAACGATGAGTCGATCAAGGTACGAACCGCTTCCATGTTCCTGTCTGATACGGCGATCCTATGGTGGCGAAATAGGTGTGACGAGAGTAGATGCGGCGCTGATCCCGTGAACACGTGGGACGACTTCGTGAGGGAATTCCGCGACTACTTCTTCCCCGAGTTCGCTCAACAAGAAGCCCGAAGCATGCTCCATCGCCTCGAGCAAAGAGGTACGATCCGAGAGTACGTGAAGGAGTTCACGGAGCTCAAACTCCAGATTCGCAACCTAAGCGAAGAGGAGGCTTTCGGAGCGTTCATGGATGGACTCAAGCCATGGGCACAACTTGAGCTGAAGCGGCGGGATGTGAGTAGTCTTGCGCGTGCGCTGAGCATGGCCGAGTCACTCGTCGACCTCACCAGAGTTGAACCGAGGAACAACCGAGCAAGAGACTGGAGGTCAGATCGACCCGAAGACGACACGAGAGGCACTCCCCGAGGCGCGCACGATCAAAACGTTCGAGCCAAACCATGGGGAGAAGGGACTTCTAAGCCGTTAGGTCGACCACCGATCGACTACGCGAGTAAGTTCGATCAACCTCCACCCTCTCcttgctttatttgcaaagGTCCGCATTGGACTCAAAAGTGCCCACAAAGGGGCCGTATCAACGCCCTCCTTGCCAtcgaagaagaaaatgaggagCCCAAAGAAGACAAGCGGCAGATCCAGATTGGGGCTGTGAGGAAGATCAACTCGTTCCAAGCCCGATCAccaaccaaagaagaaggaatcacTCCAAACACCGACATGTTCTTCGTGGAGGTTGAAGTAGGTGGCCGAACGCTTTACGCTTTGGTCGACACCGGCGCCTCcaacatgttcatgtcgaccGAGGTCGCAAAGGTCTTGGGACTACGTGTGGAGCCATCCGGGAAGTTGTACAAGCCCATCAACTCGGGTGACTTCCATGGCGTTGGAGCAACACCCAACGTGGATGTCAAGATTGGCGGATGGAAGGGACGAATGTCGTTCGAGGTAATCCCTCTTGATGATTATGATCTCATACTCGGCATGCAATTCTTCGAGAGTGTGGGAGCcatgatcgacatgaggacGAAGTGTATGATGATCCTCGACAAAAAGTGCCCGTCGATGATCCCCATGATCAAAGGGGTGGTCGACACCAAAACCATCGCGTCGATCCGACGCctcgacaagagcttgaaggccATCATGCGCATCAACAAACTGTCCGAGGTAAAGCCGCCGGTCAAGTTGGATCCGACTCCAACACACGCCATGCCTATCCAGGCACTCTTCCCCGAGGTTGAGTGTGCACCGCGTGCTCCGTCCAAGCCGAAGACCGAGCCGCGCGCGTCCGACTTCATCATCGAAGGATGTGGTCCTTCGTTCATGACCGTCTGAGCGAAGAGAAACAAGCACAAGAAAGATCGTGCAAAAGCCCGCAAGGCTACTCGCCGAGCTGAGAGCGACGAGGACGTCGCTcgattgagtgggggagaatgtcacgggccTAGAAATGgacgacccgagaggttccccaAGGTCGACCCCAACTCGCCCGTGGACTTCTTGCTATCACTCGGATTCCCACCAAGCCTTCTCCCCGAATTGCAAGGGCGGGCGAATATGTCATTAAGCTAAGATTACGGGAGTTTGTTCCCTTtcatttatgtcggtagttggtagacgacattatgtcggtagttgaggcggtgcgatctcgtccgccgataggattctagatcaatggttgtaatccgaggccctcaactataaaaggggtgtcctcattcatttgaaaatatccactacttccgcaatacaaagcaagtcttctttccagagctcttctctctagatactttctctctctacgatccgggtaaggcgagcgagtgagcgttcgacggtgcaaggcttggcttaggcgcTTTGGCGATCCATTCCGATCCAAGagtgcccgagtcgccgcgcggtcacgatcccaatcgatcggcccgtgacacatgcatgtcGCACGAGCATCCAAAAGCATCTATTCTGGGTTTATGCATGAGGACATGAACTTGACAGTCAATAATGTCTGAGGACATGAACTTGACAGTCAATAATGTCTTTATGCACGCGTTGGAGAATTCCGACAGAGAGTAATTGTAGATGACTGGGAAATATTCCAAGCATGCACGTCATACGACCATTCAAAAGCATCTATTCTAGATTTATGCGAGAGGACATGCACTTGACAGTCAATAATGTCTTTATGCACGCGTTGGAGAATTCCGACAGAGAGTAATTGTAGATGACTGGGAAATATTCCAAGCATGCACGTCACACGACCATTCAAAAGCATCTATTCTAGGTTTATGCGAGAGGACATGCACTTGACAGTCAATAATGTCTTTATGCACGCGTTGGATAATTCCGACAGAGAGTAATTGCAGATGACTGGGAAATATTCCAAGCATGCACGTCGTACGAGCATCCAAAAGCATCTATTCTGGGTTTATGCATGATGCCATGAACTTGACAATCAATAATGTCTTTATGCACGCGTTGGAGAATTCCGACAGAGAGTAATTGCAGATGACTGGGAAATATTCCAAGCATGCACGTCGTACGAGCATCCAAAAGCATCTATTCTGGGTTTATGCATGATGCCATGAACTTGACAATCAATAATGTCTTTATGCACGCGTTGGAGAATTCCGACAGAGAGTAATTGCAGATGACTGGGAAATATTCCAAGCATGCACGTCGTACGAGCATCCAAAAGCATCTATTCTGGGTTTATGCATGATGCCATGAACTTGACAATCAATAATGTCTTTATGCACGCGTTGGAGAATTCCAACACGCACCCCATTTGGTTTTTTCTCCGGTCAACCGGTTTCTGGTGAAACAATGGTGGAGATAGGTAAGCTACTAATTATCCAAACCCGGTCcttgatcaatcaaaaatcGGATTATAATAAACCATCTAGTGATGTCAGTGTAATATATATCAACCATTCTACTTCACTTTGAAACATGTTTCGTATAAACTCATAATGTTGATAACATATGTGAAGGATAAGAACTAGTCATTAAGACATACAATTCATTATCGTGGCTTTTTTCACAAGTAAAGATTCTGTTAACGAGGATCTTTAAGACATTTAATGAAAATGGGATCGTGATTCTCAAacctttattaattttttcgcAATACTCATAATAAGTTTACTGGAAACTAAAATTTGTTCCTTTATTAAGTATGGCTCAATTAATATCTGAGGATTTTTGCGACAAGAACTTTTATGAAGTCAAAGGTGAAGGCACGCGTTGTTTGAATGTGACTTAGTAGAGAGGGACTATCCTTGATTTACTTTCTATTCAGTACTATGGGGACCACGTTCTTTGGTGCTTACTGGTCACCCTGTCTACTATTTGTTGGCGAGCCTTTTCCAATTGAGGTAGACTTATATCAGGAGAATGTACGGAATTAGACTTCGCATGAGAGAGTTTGAAGAGACACCCCTCCATTTGGGACCATAACCATAGCAACGTGAGCTACCAAAACATGCGATAACGTAGAAAGTGACTTTGAAAAGAAGATTAGCGTCACCGGATTTGATTACTATGATTACCGAAGATAATTTAAATGgcgttaaaaaaaattaaaaggcgAAAAAAGTGGAGAAGTGAGTCAACAAGTTTAGGAAAAATACGATGGccaaataaagaggaaaaaaaatggaaagaactCAATTCAATGTGGGAAAATTTACCTTGATCATAATCTTAATAGAGGATCATTCTTGGATCTGAAATTGACCTGCTTAAGGTGGATATCTTCGTtgcaaatgaaaaggaaagaggcgATATGTCGTGGAAATTTCAACACCAACACCAACCGCACATCTTTCGAAAAGTCCGGTGGGATCATTATCATAAGAAAGTGACACTCGAGAGACTTATATGGATATATGTTTTCAGTCCACCCTCAAATTAATTCCCAAAATTGAAGTTGCCAAGCTCGGTTTCGTTGTAGTCTGACTGCGAGAGCACGAGGAAACTCTCTCATGATTGAGTTGGGTCAACGGTGACCTAGAACTACGGGCATGTCTTTGTCCTTTGGTTGGTGGAAGACCAAGACGCAATGCATAATCACAAGGACATGTTAGCATAGACCTGCCCAGATTTTGATATATCAATCCAAAGATATTAAGCAATTAAGACGCatttaatttacaaaaatttagaaaacatttttctaaagatAATAGCCTATAGCacttaaaaattaatgaactggaaaatgtttttatttttttatgaaaatatttaaatacaaattgCTGTcgacaattaaaatatttttcattaactaattatttgaagCAGTATCagtgattattttttgaaaaaatatattgtaaattattcatttttttgctaaataaatgCAACTTTTACACAAAAGTACGAAATCAGGCTTCACACGATAGAGCTTTGAAGAGAAACTTCTCTATTTGGGACTACAACCATAGCAATGTGAGCTACCAAAACGAGCAACGACGTAGAAAGTGACATCCAAAACCAAAAGATAATTAGTTTCACCCGATTTGGTTACTAAATTACTATGATGGACGAAGATAATCTAAATGGAAGGCTAAAAAAGTGAAGAAGTGAGTCAAAGTTTAAGAAAACTACAATGGCCATTCAagaggaaaatggagaaaactcAATTCAAAGTGGAAAATTTAGCTTGGTTCATAAGCGAAGGAGAGTATCGTTCTTGAGTCTAATATTTACCTATCTAACTTGGATAACTTTGTCGCAAAGAGAATAAAAAGGCAATCTATTGGAGGAAATTCAATCCAAACACCAACCGCATCTCTTTCGAAAGGTTGGTGGGATCTatgttagaaaaaaaatgacactaCAGAGAGTCAAATGGATATATGTTCTCAGTCCACTCTCAAAATAGCTTCCATGATTGGTTTTCTCAAAGTGCGAGTTGAGTCATGAACGCAATGAAAAATGCTTTTATCGGTTTCTCTTCTTGCAAAACACACAGAAGAATGAGAGATCTGGGAAGAAAGTTACTAAATTTAGGCAATATGCTGCTTCTTTACACTGGGTGTTTCAACCAGATCACTTCACAAAATATAGAGATTGCGCACGgagattttatttaatttttaaacatgaaAGAGGGATCTTCCATACAATAAGTTCTTACATGTTAATTCGAACAACATCGATAGCGATTTCATTCCTAATAGACAATGATAAACAAGAGTCCTCCCAAGAATTCAACCCTCGAGGTACAAAGCGTGTCTAATAACACTCATACAGTTTGATGTCCATTTTGAGGCGAAAATACTTGGCTCCTTGAAAAGTATCGGTCTCGAAGGTTGTGATGCCTCTCGCCATGAAGAAATCTCCGGTTCCACCCACGATGGAAAGATCTCTAGTTTGAGCCGCCATTATATCTGCACCCATTATGTTCAAAGTTCCCTTATGTTCTGTCGAATTGAACACCAAAGTGTAGGCGAACCATGCGTTGTAGGCACTCTTCATGTCGTAGAAATAGAAGCCTTGAGCTCTAGCGACCGCTGGGGAGagataatttttatctttcgtCATCGGGTCGTCGAATACGAACAACTTCCCAAAGTTGAAGTTGCCAAGCCCCGTCTCGTTAGCGACCGCTGCAGACGTTGAGTTGGCCACGTCGTTGCCACCAAAGAGTATGTCATGGAAGTAGAGGACAAACCTCTTGCATGGTTGGTCCCTGTTGAGGGTTTTCTTGGTAGCCGATGAGAACTGGCTtgtgaagaggaggaggaggaggaggacaaggaAGCATGATTTGTGTGCGACCAAGTTTCTCATGGTTAACTATGCGTAGTTGCTAGCAATTGGCTAATGCTTGTGAATAATAGACGGGGTTGCACTTCTCCTTATATAGGAATTCTTTGGACCCACATTTCATTGTAGGGacatacttttttcttttctttttttgtttacttcgttatacttttttcttgaaataatttgtcaatttcagATATTATATAACCATTATCTGTCTCCTAATGGATCTATTCTGACTGCCAAAGGACATGGTAGCTCTCTCTTGATTGGTGGGATATGGTATATTTGCTATAGGAAGAGGCATTCCGGGGAATCTGGGTCAATGTTGCTTAGCACTAGAAGCTTGTCTTTATCCCTTTTCGGTGTTAGGCTAAGAGGCAATGCATGTTTTCATGGACATATTGGCATGACCCTGCCAAGATTTTGGTATATCAACAGAAAGATACCAATCAATTAGGCTGAGGCGAAGATGAGTGAAGGCCAGGCTTTGTTGTGATCCTTCTTAAATGTTATGGGGAGGAACAATTTAAAGGTAATGCCAAAAGAGAATCAGTGATCCTCAATCAATACGGATTCTCCCAAATCCTTACATCGAgtaactttgaaaatttctttaagATTCAATTAATTCTAGGGAATTCTATCTTGTGAGGAAGTTGCCTCTAGCCTATTGAAGCCGGCTAAGAGCCAAGTGAAGTATAGGAGGTACCTCACTTTTACGCAATCAAAGACGTAGGGTCGggaatttgattacactaataatctaattagtgccattttagaccctaaacttgattatttgtcaACTAAAATGTCCATGTaatctttttaccaaattatgaattctaaaattttcattcactaagtgtccatgcaatgTGTTTGGTTTTTATTATGATCCTAAAAATGTAACCTAACCATTCAGCTTAAAAAAGCAAATTGCACTGC
Protein-coding regions in this window:
- the LOC104443946 gene encoding dirigent protein 5 — its product is MRNLVAHKSCFLVLLLLLLFTSQFSSATKKTLNRDQPCKRFVLYFHDILFGGNDVANSTSAAVANETGLGNFNFGKLFVFDDPMTKDKNYLSPAVARAQGFYFYDMKSAYNAWFAYTLVFNSTEHKGTLNIMGADIMAAQTRDLSIVGGTGDFFMARGITTFETDTFQGAKYFRLKMDIKLYECY